The sequence below is a genomic window from Nicotiana tomentosiformis chromosome 6, ASM39032v3, whole genome shotgun sequence.
AGaataaggctgcctacgtatcctttcgaaatcaggtcggacgtagttcaatgactcagaaaatttgctctttttttttttaagtacacatgttccaaaaagtgaaaaataaaggaagaagaaaaatacaacttaaaaggggtaacaaaagggtgacactttcttggaatagcgagcaatggtagccttcgtcatctcgatctaagaaaatcatgcgcGAAAGTTTCATAGTGGGTATATAtcatacataatatcttttgactgcatctgcattaatagtcatatctggtacccgtccttcttcatctaacaagtgcaaggccccttttggtaacactttcttgatgatgtacggtcctttccagtttggggcgaactttcctttagcttctacttggtgtggaagaacgcgtttcaggacgagttggcctacctcaaagtaccttggacgcactttcttgttgtaagcgcgtgccattctttgctggtataactggccaaagcacactgctgctagccgtttctcatcaatcaacattagttgttctaatcgggtctttacccattctgcatcttcaatctccgactccacaatgatccgaagagagggaatttcgacttcagccggtattacagcttctgtcccatataccaacagataaggagttgcaccaaccgatgtgcgagcagtcgtgcggtatcccagaAGAGCAAAAgtcaacttttcatgccattgtctcgagccttggatcattttcctaagaatcttcttgatgttcttgttcgccgcttcaacggctccattggcttttggccggtaaggggtagaatggcgatgcataattttaaattgctcgcatacctccttcatcaaatgactattgagattggctgcattgtcagtgataatggtatttgggataccaaagcggtagatgatgttggaatgaacaaagtctaccactgctttcttggtgactgctttgaaagtgacggcttccacccacttggtgaagtaatcaattgcaaccaaaatgaatctatgcccatttgaagcctttggctcaattggcccaataacatccattccccaagcaacgaaaggccaaggagaggacatgggatgcaactctgaaggtggcgagtgaatcaggtcaccatgaatttggcattggtgacacttgcgaacaaaactgaagcaatctcgctccattgtaagccaataataccctgcccgcagaatcttcttcgccaaaacatatccattcatgtgaggtccgcatacccccgaatgcacttcactcatgatccgctcagcttctgttgcatctacgcatctcaacaagttcaaatctagggtccttttgtacaaaatttccctactcaggaagaaaccgctggcgagcctccttatagttcttttttgatctcccttggcgTGCTCTGGGTATTTTCTCgttttcaggaatcgttttatgtcatgataccatggttcaccatctggttctgtctcaattgtattacagtaaccgtgttgattccgaacttggatttctagtggatcgatatgggtgtttcccggataagggagcatcgaggctaaagtagccaaagcatcggctagctcgttgtgaaacctgggaatgtacctgaactcgatggatttgaatcttttgctcaaatcttgtacacattgtctgtatggaataagcttgatgtctcgagtctcccattcaccttgggcttgccggataagcaagtcagaatctcccataaccaatagttcatgcacatccagatcgagggccattttcaaacccatgatacatgcttcgtattctgccgtattattggtacagaagaaccaaAGTCGGGATGTTGtagggtaatactgtccaataggtgagatgaggattgccccgatcccaactcctttgatattgacagctccatcaaaatacattttccatagagggttgtcatctggaactacttcctctattgagttgacctctttgtctgggaagtatgtggtaagtggcttgtactcatcatcaactggattctctgccaaatgatcggccaaagctTGTGCTTTCATcgcagtgcgagtgacatagacgatgtcgaactctgtgagcaggatttgccattttgcgagcctgccggtgggcattggcttttggaaaatatacttcagaggatccattctggatatgaggtaagtagtataggccaaaagataatgtctcaacttctgagcgacccaagtcaaagcacaacatgtcctttctaaaagggtgtacttaacctcataatttgtgaacttcttgctcaaataatatattgcttgttcctttttgcctgtcgcatcatgtttccccagaacgcatccaaaagaattatccatcaccgatagatataaaaataaaggcctaccaggttcaggtgggaccagtacagggggttttgatagataatctttgatcctgtcaaaagcattttggcaatcgtatgtccacttgattgcagcatcctttttcagcaacttaaagatgggctcgcacgtggttgtgagctgagcaatgaacctactgatgtagttcaacctttcgagcaaactcatgacctcctttttgttcttcgggggtggcagatctcgaatggactttatctttgatggatccaattcgatgcctctccgactgactataaaatcgaggagtttcccagatggaaccccaaacgcacatttggctggattgagcttaaggtcataccttcgaagccgtttgaagaactttttcaaatcattcacgtggtcagcctgtgtctttgattttatgatggcatcatcgacatatacttcaatctctttgtgcatcatgtcgtgaaaaatggtggtcatgtccctcatgtaagttgcccctgcattctttaaaccgaatggcatgaccctgtaacaataggtaccccatggagtggtgaaagaggtcttttctgcatcaccctcatccatcagaatctggtggtacccagcatagcaatccacgaacgactgtatctcatgctttgcgcaattatctacaagaatgtggatgttcggcaaaggaaaattatccttcggacttgctttgttcaagtctctgtagtcaacacagactctagtttttccatctttctttggcacgggcacaacatttgccacccaagtggtgtatcgtacggctctgacaacattggcgctcaattgcttcattatttcctctttgattttatcactcatgtccgttttaaatttttgctgcttctgttggactggtggaaaatcaggatacgtgggaagtttatgaaccactaaatcgacgcttaaaccaggcatatcatcataagaccaggcaaacacatctctatactcaaataaaagttgaatcaaggcatctctggttttttgttcagtgtgaatgcttatctttgtttctctgacttcttcatgacctccgatattaattggctcagtttcattgaggttgggcctaggcttgttttcaaattgttccaactctctttttatttcatcaaaaaccttatcttcatcatattcgacctcttgatgcgttatttcgaaattagacagccttttgagatctgggcgtgaattccgcatgcatgtcatgttattaaagccggcattaacaaaactgaaatggaaataaaatggcaggaattaggaaaaggaaaatatacaaaatttaatacgaaactgaactgcatttcattgaatttgaaaggatagaagggttaacgtcaaaataaaacaatcatactaagatattcggattacaaccctgaaagtaacccaaagtacaaaaaaaagaagctgcaaaagtcaactaccaaaactccttccttgtggggagaggagttgcttcccagttattgagcatggtttctgggccaattagttgcatatcggcacgactagtgccttcacccgCCTGGATCAtgttcacttcagaaaacatctgcctgaggtcatggcaaatttcatcaatgtttgcatgcgccgcggaattttgaccatgtttgaatcgtggcttgacaaaagtgtagaaaatgtgagggataggttgctgcaagacccacccgtGCTTTTTGCAGTGCTTGGTTTTGTCTTtgtctgcttgtgttggcctgaagcctaaaccaaaagtacccctgttactgaacggagaaatgggttctgaaattccttgcaatgatgcccccaaaccttttcctgcctcataaccttgtctcatcataagtgcagccaccattacagatgtggcagagagacgcggatgtagaatgggttttccttcctcaacatggtccacaacaaccacttcgaaagcctaatagacaatggactcacatccttccttggcctcaatacatgggattaacgggtctttataaatagatgactcgtcttctccgtgaacaataatttcttgcctgttGTGCTcaaatttgagcatctgatgcaaggtggatggcacagctcgggccgtatggatccatggccttccaagaagaaagttataagaagttttcatgtccaatacttggaagacaatttcaaaatcaacaggcccaatcgtcatggtgaggtcGATCTCTCCAATGGTATccctcgctgagccatcaaaagcccggatgagaacattgctgggtcggatcctgtctgtattgatcttcatgctttgcaaggtagagagagggcatatatctacactcgagcctccatcaaccatgactcgcttcacataatgcccctcgcatttgacagtcaagtgcaaagccctattgtgaccggctccctcctcaggaagtttatcatcagtaaaggaaattctgttcacctcaaaaaatctattggccatcttctctaattgattcacagtggtattctctgagacatgtgcctcgttcaggattttgattagtacacgggcgtgctctcctgagtgtataagcagagataacagagagatttgggcaggagtctttctcagctggtcaatgattgagtaatcctgaactttcatctttttcaaaaactcctccgcctcttcttcagtgaccagtttatttattggcatttggccttctctgatttgcttagccttcctcaactcttctggagagtaacaccttcctgatcgagtcaaacctccagtttcccccacttcttctatgatttccttacctttgtaggttactacagttttgttgtagttccaagggatggttttcgtatttgttatacggggttgtgtggcaggcttaattatgatcggctctattatacccgtcgtaccgccctgattctcctttgtgatggggtgacctctaaggacgtataactttgggcttggagcattggagcgaacctccaacctcgagatttttggaacaaataaaatTGCCCCTTCTGAGCTCTGggcacctttcacaatcaacggtgcatctaggcttggatttacttccagtttggttccctcttgaatcgttaccactgttatttctgctcgaccaaccggcttgtattcatgatctcggccaatcattcccacaaaatgaacatcattgtgtactggtaacgggttattggtcacattaggagggtcctcaccattcgtgactacaatcaatttttcaacaatgagtctttctacggctcttttcagggtccaacaatcatcagtgctatgccccggagcacctgaatgatattcacatctagcgtttgcttgaaatccatgtgaatcgggatgcatatggtggggagcgatgggtccaatcatgcctatctgcttcaacttctggaacagactagagtatgattccgccaatggagtaaatttttccactggcctctgctctcgaccataatcctgcctaggacgagcgttctagggtgcccgaaaattttgctgctgaggtcggggtaatcttggagctggtgcccgtacctgttgattgggaggataagcatatgattgagcattaaacactgtatattgtggcggtcccaaagagtactgaggaattggcgggggatagtaatgttgagggtagctggattgcccctgctgaaTTTGCACATAAGgatgcgatgcccctctttgaacttccctggatcccgaagtcatcatggacccttcatctctcttcttcctatttgccaaacttcccgacccattttggatagcttgggtggtggctttgagagcagcttgacttacaattctgccagtcttgaggccattttcgaccatttctcctattttgatcgcttctgcaaaaggtctacccattgcggacatcatgttctaaaAGTAttcaggctcttgggcctccagaaaaacagtgatcaactcgtggttatccatgggtggcttaactctagctgcttgctccctccacttgattgcatactccctaaagctttcagtcggctttttcttcatattggacagggaattacGATTCggcgcaatatctatgttgtattgaaattgtttgacgaaggcttgggccatgtcgtcccacacatgccagtgagagatatcttggtcaatgaaccattcagaggctacccccacaagactttctccaaaataagccatcagtaattcttcttttccacctgcacccctcagttggttgcagtaccttttcaaatgggcgatagggttgccgtgtccatcatatttctcgaattttggggtcttgaaccctggtggcaaatggatgtgagggaacatgcataaatcactgaacgaaacacttttgtgacccctTAATCCTTGTATGTactttatgttctgttcaagacttttcattttcctggccatctcatccgacTCAACCGTCTTGGtaggcttttcattttccactggtggctcgtactgaggagtctgattatatggagccgagaccccgaaagccatgtttggagagtagtattggccatcataagcatgagatggtggctcgttgattggcctcgtcacaggatgtggaggcgggattgtgtatgccggcgcgccagacacgactagaggagtgttcctgaccggtgcgactggaggtcgcacattagaggtaccaggagcaacgtggaggctgtagtttggcacataccctggtggtaggatgtggtcgctcgttgcatggggtggtggttgagtagccaggggtgcagtggaagttccctctgagggaccacggggtggaggctgaccagacacccaagcttgatacacatcagacaattgctgtctcaattttcttatttcctccaactcctgttcaactgattgaccctgggggTCATCACTGatcaactcgatctcatcatcgttggccattactaccgctcccttagatctagtgaagtaatggtgtgttgccagtttcaccacaaaccaaccaccttaagcttactaaataagagacagcaaacgtgttagggttaagcattttatagatatgaatcacacataatgtgccatgctcctatcattgtcactatttctaacatgcttttggaggcttcatgtttcattccgacTTATGGGgtagcttcttattgacgctcttattatttattatttatttattttttttatttatttatatatatatatatatattttcactcacgcctcattttgatccctatcttagaatcattgaaaaatattttgatcgaacctttttgtgggttgcctacgtatcatgtcgccgcatgaatcagatcattacgtagttcaggggggAATAataacattttttatttttttttgactctaaagacataaatatgactgaaaatgcgacaaatataaaattaaaaatacgacaaatgcaaaatgaaactaaaaactaattgactgcactaaaactttaatcttcaatGGCATTCTTTATTAAACTGAAATCATCAATGGTCTGCatcccttggcctccactctccccccaacatctcgtacaaattctgaaacactcccggcaattgtggaacgagggcacgttcctgttgaccaactttctcattgtttagatgacgatgatcATCATGGATATATGCTGCTTTCTctgccaattgaagtacttgctctctagcttgccccatattcatgtgacaattctgcaaccatatctgggtagtgttgagggcgttACCCATCTCAGTCTCGCGTCCCTCATATTCTTCAATCCGGTGGTTTAGCacagctctctcaatcatccactgacgccGCTCTACCTCAAAATCTGCGTGTTGATGACTTTTCGTTTCTTCCAATTGTGCAAGAAACTGACCCTTTGAACGTATCGAATGGGCCCTTTCTCTTGCAAACTACTCTCTCTGTtgatcaaactccaattgttgttggtgcgcatcctcttcaatgatactcaagtcttcttgcagcttatgcatttcagcatttttatttgcctcaactcttctaactaaaccaatagtgcttgccaattcttcttctaagcgggccgcctcatttttagcatgctttagatctttatccatgccccgtaaggccgattgataatctttctcaatatttaaacgaatcttgagcgactccggcttgcagttgggcttgttgtttagatatggtcatccgggaatgctccaattcctcttttaacctttctatagctctttgatcGTTTCTCCTCCTGTTGGATCCTTCAAGCCTATCTCTAAGAAACGAAGGATTatgaaaccaggtaatatattcagggatcacctctccatgatctcggtcttctaccatatcattcaactccgagactttacttgcataccaaattttcataatttcttcttcgtcatgatgttgatctttaccaaaatcataacagaacttgttcatatctcgtgttggtggcacctccTGTAGTCATGCAAATTGGTGCATTACCCGAAGAGGAGCATAAAactgaacaccatccaatcctatgagtactAAATAAGAGtggtatgcagactcacaaatgacctctttggaggagaaccaatcgtagttccaaTTGATCCGTTTGGCAGAtagagtaagaagtagttctttccaggcgccaatcccctctggtaagtcacatttatcaattcttttctggtgatcataagtatgattgggccatagctcactaaaattagtgatcgtaggatgacgatagaaatgctccaaaaaccatatttgtaacaaaatgttgcaaccatcaaagtttcgcgcgcccattttacatctagttaaagcacgaaaaatACAAGAAAGAATCATAGGATCCAAAGTATAATCACTCCCTTCTgaggtcagagcctcaactacacctgccaagcggatgtcaatgcgtccctctctttccgggaaaactacacgccccaaaaaagtgaccataaatgcaaaccttctatgtatcttccatgtttc
It includes:
- the LOC138894996 gene encoding uncharacterized protein — its product is MGLKMALDLDVHELLVMGDSDLLIRQAQGEWETRDIKLIPYRQCVQDLSKRFKSIEFRYIPRFHNELADALATLASMLPYPGNTHIDPLEIQVRNQHGYCNTIETEPDGEPWYHDIKRFLKTRKYPEHAKGDQKRTIRRLASGFFLSREILYKRTLDLNLLRCVDATEAERIMSEVHSGVCGPHMNGYVLAK